The Streptomyces sp. NBC_00510 genomic interval ACCGAAGGTGACGATTCCCACAGCCGCAAGGACGAGACCGACCTTGGAGTCGACCCGCCTGGTCATCTTGTAGGTCTGGGCGATCTGCTTGAGGCGCCCAGGGTTGCTCTCGGATGTTTCCCTCGCCATGCCGCACAGGATACGTGGCCCGCGCGTCCCGGGCCCCACCGGAGGGGGTCCGGTTTTCGCCCGGAGGCTCCGCGGGGTCTAGAGGACGTCGCCGCGCGGGGCGCGCGAGGAGACCAGGGCGTCCATCACGTGCTGGGCGTCGCGGCGGTCCTTGGCGCGCTTGCGGTCCTCCAGGACGGCGGACCAGGCGTTGCGGCGGGCCGTCTCCTCGGCGCCGCGGAACAGGAAGTACTCCACGGCGCGCAGCGCGCCGGCGGCGGCGCCGGGGATGGTGGTGCTCTGGCGGTGGAGGTGTGCGGCCTCGGCCTGCATGGTGGTGTCCCCCTCAGGACGGCTCAGACGCGGGTGGATGTTCCGCTTATCCAGAGTCACCACATTGTGTTACCAGTCCGTGACCGGTCGGTCAAACCGTCGTGAAACCCCGGCGGTGGCTTTGCGCCGTTCTCCGCGGACGCACCGCACGTCAGGGACGCGTCAGGGGCCCCCGCGGGGGCCCCTGACGTGACGAACCGCACGTTCCGGCGGTGATCCGCAGGTCACCGCAGCGTGATCAGACCGCCTGTACGGCGACGACCTCGCCGCGCTCGCCGCGGCGCTCGACGGCCTGCTGGAAGAGCCGGCCGGCCCGGTACGAGGAGCGCACGAGCGGGCCCGACATGACACCGGCGAAGCCGATCTCCTCGGCCTCCTCCTTCAGCTCCACGAACTCCTGGGGCTTCACCCAGCGCTCCACCGGGTGGTGCCGCAGGCTCGGACGCAGGTACTGGGTGATGGTGATCAGCTCGCAGCCCGCGTCGTGCAGGTCCTGCAGCGCCTGGCTGACCTCGGCGCGCTCCTCGCCCATGCCGAGGATGAGGTTGGACTTGGTCACCAGGCCCGCCTCGCGGGCCTTGGTGATGACCTCCAGCGACCGCTCGTAGCGGAAGCCGGGGCGGATGCGCTTGAAGATCCGCGGCACGGTCTCCACGTTGTGGGCCAGCACCTCGGGACGGGCGCCGAAGACCTCGGCGAGCTGCTCGGGCACCGCGTTGAAGTCGGGGATCAGCAGCTCGACCTTGGTGCGGCCGTCGGCCCGGTCGGCGGTCATGGCGTGGATCTGCCGCACGGTCTCGGCGTACAGCCAGGCGCCGCCGTCCTCCAGGTCGTCGCGGGCGACGCCGGTGATCGTGGCGTAGTTCAGGTCCATGGTGACGACGGACTCGCCGACGCGGCGCGGCTCGTCACGGTCGAGGGCCTGCGGCTTGCCGGTGTCGATCTGGCAGAAGTCACAGCGCCGGGTGCACTGGTCGCCGCCG includes:
- the lipA gene encoding lipoyl synthase, producing MSAVAPEGRKMLRLEVRNSQTPIERKPEWIKTRAKMGPAYTELHGLVKREGLHTVCQEAGCPNIFECWEDREATFLIGGDQCTRRCDFCQIDTGKPQALDRDEPRRVGESVVTMDLNYATITGVARDDLEDGGAWLYAETVRQIHAMTADRADGRTKVELLIPDFNAVPEQLAEVFGARPEVLAHNVETVPRIFKRIRPGFRYERSLEVITKAREAGLVTKSNLILGMGEERAEVSQALQDLHDAGCELITITQYLRPSLRHHPVERWVKPQEFVELKEEAEEIGFAGVMSGPLVRSSYRAGRLFQQAVERRGERGEVVAVQAV